The following proteins are encoded in a genomic region of Vibrio spartinae:
- a CDS encoding acetate kinase, with product MSKLVLVLNCGSSSLKFAIVDAENGNEHLTGLAECLHLPEARIKWKLDGKHEAQLGNGAAHEEALAFIVETILASKPELADNLAAVGHRIVHGGEHFTQSVLVDDSVLTGIEEAAAFAPLHNHAHVIGIKAAQRSFPSLKNVVVFDTAFHQTMPEESFLYALPYKLYKEHGIRRYGMHGTSHLFITREVAKLLGKPSDQLNIINCHLGNGASVCAIKNGQSVDTSMGLTPLEGLVMGTRCGDIDPAIVFYLHDALGYSVQEINTMLTRESGLLGLTEVTSDCRYVEENYGTKEDATRAMDVFCHRLAKYVAGFTASMDGRLDAIVFTGGIGENSAPIREMVLNRLSIFGIQLNQEANLKARFGGEGTITTEESRIPAMVISTNEELVIAEDTAKLAGL from the coding sequence ATGTCAAAGCTAGTTTTAGTTTTAAACTGCGGTAGTTCTTCTCTTAAGTTCGCGATCGTTGATGCCGAAAATGGCAATGAGCATCTCACCGGTCTTGCTGAATGTCTCCACCTTCCAGAAGCTCGAATCAAATGGAAATTGGATGGCAAGCATGAAGCACAACTAGGAAATGGCGCTGCCCATGAAGAAGCTTTAGCTTTTATCGTTGAAACCATTCTCGCGTCTAAACCAGAACTGGCAGACAATCTGGCAGCCGTCGGTCACCGAATTGTCCATGGCGGAGAACATTTCACTCAATCTGTTTTGGTTGATGATTCCGTCCTGACAGGTATCGAAGAAGCCGCCGCCTTTGCACCACTGCATAACCATGCTCATGTTATCGGTATTAAAGCAGCACAGAGATCATTTCCAAGTCTGAAGAATGTTGTCGTGTTTGATACCGCGTTCCATCAGACCATGCCGGAAGAATCATTTTTATATGCATTGCCATATAAGCTCTACAAAGAACACGGTATTCGCCGCTATGGGATGCACGGTACATCTCACCTGTTTATTACGCGTGAAGTTGCGAAGCTTCTGGGTAAACCAAGCGACCAACTGAACATCATCAACTGCCACTTAGGCAATGGTGCTTCAGTGTGTGCGATCAAAAACGGTCAATCTGTCGATACATCGATGGGACTTACGCCGCTGGAAGGTCTTGTGATGGGGACTCGTTGTGGTGATATCGATCCAGCCATTGTTTTCTACTTGCATGATGCGCTCGGCTATTCCGTTCAAGAAATCAACACCATGCTGACGAGAGAATCCGGATTGCTAGGTCTGACTGAAGTCACTTCTGACTGTCGTTACGTTGAAGAAAACTACGGTACAAAAGAAGATGCAACCCGCGCAATGGATGTATTCTGTCATCGTCTGGCAAAATATGTTGCAGGTTTCACTGCAAGTATGGATGGTCGTCTGGATGCTATCGTATTTACCGGCGGTATTGGTGAAAACTCAGCACCGATTCGTGAAATGGTGTTAAATCGTTTAAGCATTTTTGGTATTCAGTTGAACCAAGAAGCGAACCTGAAAGCCCGCTTCGGTGGTGAAGGTACAATCACCACCGAAGAGAGTCGAATTCCAGCAATGGTCATCTCTACCAATGAAGAGTTGGTCATCGCTGAAGACACTGCAAAACTCGCAGGTCTGTAA
- the pta gene encoding phosphate acetyltransferase: protein MSRTIMLIPISAGVGLTSVSLGVIRAMERKGVKVSFFKPIAQPRHGGDQPDLTSAILSSSSDIKIADPMQMSKVETLIGSEQMDVLLETIVERYNQVNKDSEVTLIEGLVPTRKHPFANQVNAEVAKTLGAEIVFVATPGTNNPTQLKERIEVACSNFGGTKNNNISGVIINKLNAPVDEDGRTRPDLSEIFDDSDQAKQTNLEVMQIFNSSPIRVLGCVPWRIDLIATRAIDMAKHLNAEIINKGEINTRRIKSITFCARSLPNMIEHFKPGSLLVTSADRPDVMVAAALAAMNGVDIGAVLLTGGYDMPETIMNLCRPAFESGLPIFKAQGNTWQTSLNLQSFSLEVPADDKERIEFVNEHVASHIDGPWIDSLTEGTQGVRRLSPPAFRYQLTEFARRANKRIVLPEGDEPRTVKAASICAERGIAECVLLGNPEEIKRIAIQQGVDLGTGITIINPSDAREEYVERLVELRKNKGMTEVVAREQLKDTVVLGTMMLEKGEVDGLVSGAVHTTANTIRPPLQLIKTAPNASLVSSIFFMLLPDQVLVYGDCAINPDPNSEQLAEIAIQSADSAIAFGIEPRVAMISYSTGTSGQGADVDKVREATRIAQEKRPDLIIDGPLQYDAAIMENVAASKAPDSPVAGKATVFVFPDLNTGNTTYKAVQRSADLVSIGPMLQGMRKPVNDLSRGALVDDIVYTIALTAIQASQEQQ, encoded by the coding sequence ATGTCTCGTACTATTATGCTGATCCCTATCAGTGCCGGTGTTGGTTTAACCAGTGTCAGTCTCGGGGTAATCCGCGCGATGGAGCGCAAAGGTGTTAAGGTCTCTTTTTTCAAGCCAATTGCCCAGCCTCGTCACGGCGGAGACCAGCCGGATCTGACTTCAGCCATTTTAAGTTCAAGCAGCGATATAAAAATTGCTGATCCCATGCAGATGTCAAAGGTTGAGACACTCATTGGTAGTGAACAGATGGATGTTCTCCTTGAGACCATCGTGGAAAGATATAATCAAGTGAACAAAGATTCCGAAGTCACGCTGATTGAAGGTCTTGTCCCAACGCGGAAACATCCGTTCGCCAATCAAGTCAACGCTGAAGTTGCCAAAACCCTCGGTGCTGAAATTGTCTTTGTCGCTACACCCGGAACAAACAATCCCACACAATTGAAAGAACGGATTGAAGTTGCTTGTTCAAACTTTGGTGGCACGAAGAATAACAATATTTCTGGTGTTATCATCAACAAACTCAATGCGCCCGTTGATGAAGACGGCCGTACCCGACCAGATTTGTCAGAAATTTTTGACGATAGTGATCAAGCCAAACAGACCAACCTTGAAGTCATGCAAATCTTCAATTCCAGTCCGATTCGAGTGCTGGGTTGTGTGCCATGGCGTATTGATCTGATTGCAACGCGTGCGATTGATATGGCGAAGCACCTGAATGCAGAAATCATCAACAAAGGTGAAATCAACACGCGCCGGATCAAAAGTATTACCTTCTGTGCCCGCTCACTACCAAACATGATTGAGCATTTCAAACCGGGTTCACTATTGGTAACTTCAGCGGATCGCCCCGACGTCATGGTTGCAGCAGCACTGGCAGCAATGAATGGGGTTGATATCGGTGCGGTTCTCCTGACCGGTGGTTATGATATGCCAGAGACGATCATGAATCTGTGTCGCCCGGCATTTGAATCGGGTCTACCGATCTTTAAAGCACAGGGTAACACCTGGCAAACATCACTGAACTTACAGAGTTTCAGCCTCGAAGTGCCGGCAGATGATAAAGAACGGATCGAATTCGTCAATGAGCATGTGGCCAGTCATATCGACGGGCCGTGGATCGACTCCCTGACTGAAGGTACACAAGGTGTTCGTCGCCTCAGTCCACCGGCTTTCCGCTACCAGCTCACTGAATTTGCACGCCGTGCGAACAAACGGATTGTTTTACCTGAAGGTGATGAACCTCGTACCGTTAAAGCGGCATCGATTTGTGCTGAGCGCGGCATTGCAGAATGTGTTCTGTTGGGTAATCCAGAAGAGATCAAACGCATCGCCATCCAACAAGGTGTTGACTTGGGTACTGGTATCACCATCATCAACCCAAGTGATGCGCGTGAAGAGTATGTCGAACGTTTGGTTGAACTGCGTAAAAACAAAGGTATGACCGAAGTTGTCGCCAGAGAACAGTTAAAAGATACGGTTGTTCTGGGAACGATGATGCTGGAAAAAGGTGAAGTTGACGGCTTGGTTTCCGGTGCTGTGCATACAACGGCAAATACAATTCGCCCACCGTTACAGCTGATTAAGACCGCACCGAATGCTTCGCTCGTGTCTTCAATCTTCTTCATGTTGCTTCCGGATCAGGTTCTGGTTTATGGAGACTGCGCCATCAACCCGGATCCAAATTCAGAACAACTGGCTGAAATAGCAATTCAATCTGCTGATTCTGCGATTGCGTTTGGTATTGAACCACGTGTTGCAATGATTTCTTACTCGACAGGAACTTCTGGTCAGGGTGCGGATGTTGATAAAGTTCGTGAAGCAACACGCATCGCACAAGAAAAACGTCCTGATTTAATCATTGATGGTCCGCTTCAATACGATGCCGCAATCATGGAAAACGTTGCCGCGTCGAAAGCACCAGACTCCCCGGTTGCAGGTAAAGCGACGGTATTTGTCTTCCCTGATCTGAATACAGGGAATACAACCTACAAAGCGGTACAGCGCTCTGCTGATTTGGTCTCTATCGGTCCAATGCTGCAAGGCATGCGTAAACCTGTTAACGATCTGTCTCGTGGTGCTTTGGTAGACGATATTGTCTATACCATCGCTCTGACAGCGATTCAGGCGAGCCAAGAACAGCAATAA